GTCATCTTGGCGCCCACCACCTCATGGTGGTGGAAGGAGACCCGGCCGTCCTTCTCGAAGCGACGCGTGCGGGGCTTGCCGATGTCGTGCAGCAGTGCGGCGAGCCGCAGCGTGAGATCCGGTCCGCTCTCCTCGAGTGCGATCGCCTGCTCCAGGACGATCAACGTGTGGTCGTAGACATCCTTGTGCCGATGATGCTCGTCACGTTCCAGTCGCAGCGCCGGCAGCTCCGGCAGGACGTGCTCGGCGAGACCGGTGTCGACCAGCAGGGTCAGGCCCTCACGGGGGTGAGCGGAAAGGATCAGCTTGTTCAGCTCGTCCCGCACCCGCTCCGCCGAGACGATCTCGAGGCGACCGGCCATGTCGCTCATCGCCGAGACGACCTCGGGAGCCACCTCGAAGCCCAGCTGGGCGGCGAAACGCGCGGCCCTCATCATGCGCAGCGGGTCGTCGGAGAAGGACGCCTCAGGTGTACCGGGGGTACGCAGAACGCGCGCCGAGAGGTCCTCCAGCCCGCCGTGCGGGTCGATGAACTCCTTCTCGGGCAGGGCCACCGCCATCGCGTTCACGGTGAAGTCACGGCGTACGAGATCGTCCTCGATCGAGTCGCCGTACGAGACCTCGGGCTTGCGCGAGGTCCGGTCGTACGCCTCGGAGCGATAAGTCGTGACCTCGATCTGGTAGCCGTCCTTCTGAGCACCCACCGTGCCGAACGCGATCCCGACCTCCCATACGGCGTCCGCCCAGGGCCGTACGATCCTCAGCACGTCCTCGGGGCGAGCATCCGTCGTGAAGTCCAGGTCGTTGCCGAGCCGACCGAGCAGCGCGTCCCTGACCGAGCCACCGACCAGGGCGAGCGAGAACCCCGCCTCCTGGAAAC
This genomic stretch from Streptomyces deccanensis harbors:
- a CDS encoding CCA tRNA nucleotidyltransferase, which encodes MPNANEDISALSQVQRRAVSELLRVSPVADDLARRFQEAGFSLALVGGSVRDALLGRLGNDLDFTTDARPEDVLRIVRPWADAVWEVGIAFGTVGAQKDGYQIEVTTYRSEAYDRTSRKPEVSYGDSIEDDLVRRDFTVNAMAVALPEKEFIDPHGGLEDLSARVLRTPGTPEASFSDDPLRMMRAARFAAQLGFEVAPEVVSAMSDMAGRLEIVSAERVRDELNKLILSAHPREGLTLLVDTGLAEHVLPELPALRLERDEHHRHKDVYDHTLIVLEQAIALEESGPDLTLRLAALLHDIGKPRTRRFEKDGRVSFHHHEVVGAKMTKKRMAALKYSNDQVKDVSRLVELHLRFHGYGTGEWTDSAVRRYVRDAGPLLDRLHKLTRSDCTTRNKRKANALSRAYDGLEERIAQLQEQEELDAIRPDLDGNQIMEILGVGPGPVIGQAYKFLLELRLENGPMEHDEAVTALKEWWAQASQVS